From Nitrospirota bacterium, the proteins below share one genomic window:
- the lepA gene encoding translation elongation factor 4 encodes MSKDLQSLIRNFSIIAHIDHGKSTLADRFLEVTGAITARESRDQILDAMDLERERGITIKAHAVAIRYKADDGQTYALHLIDTPGHVDFTYEVSRSLAACEGALLLVDASQGVEAQTIANAHLAMANNLTILPVINKIDLPSADVEGVKHQIQEVLGLDAKDALLVSAKEGRGVREVLEAVVARIPPPSGRADKPLKALIFDSWFDNYQGVIVLTRVIDGQIRPGTKIRLMSNNKLFEVTEVGVFAPKRTKTDRLATGEVGYVCANIREAADTKIGDTITEAGRPTDAPFPGYKEVKPLVFCGLYPTDTAQFENLRDALQKLRLNDSSFVYEPETSLALGFGFRCGFLGLLHMEIIQERLEREYGLTLITTAPTVVYQVLTTAGDILSIDNPAKLPSPSSIESFEEPFILITIITPERYVGNVLQLCQEKRGVQKGLQYLDPTRVMLTYELPLNEVILDFYDRLKSKTQGYASLDYEFIGYRESDLVKVDMLLNGETVDALSFITHREKAQIRGRQLAERMKELIPKQMFEVAIQAAIGSKVIARETVGALRKNVTAKCYGGDITRKRKLWEKQKEGKKRMKQVGRVEVPQEAFLALLKVTGE; translated from the coding sequence ATGAGCAAGGACTTGCAAAGCCTCATCCGGAACTTTTCCATTATCGCCCATATCGATCACGGGAAATCGACCCTCGCTGACCGGTTTCTGGAAGTGACCGGTGCCATCACCGCCCGAGAGTCCCGCGACCAGATCCTGGACGCCATGGACCTCGAACGTGAGCGGGGCATTACGATCAAGGCCCATGCAGTGGCGATCCGGTACAAGGCGGACGACGGGCAGACCTACGCCCTGCACCTGATCGATACGCCCGGGCACGTGGACTTCACCTATGAGGTCTCCCGGAGCCTGGCCGCTTGCGAAGGGGCCCTGCTCCTCGTGGACGCGTCCCAGGGAGTCGAAGCCCAGACGATCGCGAACGCCCATCTGGCCATGGCCAACAACCTGACGATTCTCCCGGTGATCAACAAGATCGACCTGCCGAGCGCGGACGTGGAGGGCGTCAAGCACCAGATCCAGGAGGTGCTGGGCCTGGACGCGAAGGACGCCCTGCTCGTCAGCGCGAAGGAGGGGCGCGGCGTGCGCGAGGTGCTCGAAGCCGTCGTCGCGCGCATTCCGCCGCCTTCGGGCCGCGCCGACAAGCCGCTCAAAGCCCTGATCTTCGACTCCTGGTTCGACAACTACCAGGGGGTCATCGTGCTGACGCGCGTCATTGACGGCCAGATCAGGCCCGGGACGAAGATCCGGCTGATGTCCAACAACAAGCTCTTCGAGGTCACCGAGGTCGGAGTGTTCGCCCCCAAGCGCACGAAGACCGACCGGCTGGCCACCGGCGAGGTCGGCTACGTCTGCGCCAACATCCGGGAGGCGGCGGACACGAAGATCGGGGACACGATCACCGAGGCCGGCCGGCCCACCGACGCGCCGTTCCCCGGCTACAAGGAGGTCAAACCGCTCGTCTTCTGCGGCCTGTACCCGACGGACACCGCGCAGTTCGAGAACCTGCGGGACGCCCTGCAGAAGCTCCGGCTGAACGACTCCTCGTTCGTTTACGAGCCGGAGACCTCCCTCGCGCTGGGCTTCGGCTTCCGCTGCGGCTTCCTGGGCCTGCTGCACATGGAAATCATCCAGGAGCGGCTGGAGCGTGAGTACGGGCTGACGCTGATCACGACCGCGCCCACCGTGGTCTACCAGGTCCTGACCACGGCCGGCGATATCCTGTCCATCGACAACCCCGCGAAGCTGCCCTCGCCCTCTTCGATCGAAAGCTTCGAGGAACCGTTCATCCTGATCACGATCATCACCCCCGAGCGGTACGTGGGCAACGTCCTGCAACTCTGCCAGGAGAAGCGCGGCGTCCAAAAGGGGCTCCAGTACCTGGACCCCACGCGCGTGATGCTGACATACGAGCTGCCGCTCAACGAGGTCATCCTGGATTTCTACGACCGGCTGAAGTCCAAGACCCAGGGCTACGCCTCGCTGGACTACGAATTCATCGGCTATCGGGAGTCGGACCTGGTCAAGGTGGACATGCTGCTGAACGGGGAGACGGTGGACGCGCTGTCGTTCATCACGCACCGGGAGAAGGCGCAGATCCGGGGCCGGCAGCTCGCCGAGAGGATGAAGGAGTTGATCCCCAAACAGATGTTCGAGGTGGCGATCCAGGCGGCGATCGGCAGCAAGGTGATCGCCCGCGAGACCGTGGGGGCCCTGCGGAAGAACGTGACGGCCAAATGTTACGGCGGCGACATCACGAGAAAGCGCAAACTGTGGGAGAAGCAGAAAGAGGGCAAGAAACGGATGAAGCAGGTGGGCCGGGTGGAAGTGCCGCAGGAGGCGTTTCTCGCGCTCCTGAAGGTGACGGGCGAGTGA
- the lepB gene encoding signal peptidase I → MTMEPNPSGIEEGRSASAEAAAAPGPEGNGAAAATAVAQAPPARKSVLREYAEAIVVAMLLAFAIRVFVVQAFKIPSGSMIPTLLIGDHILVSKLSYGVQWPADCKVKMAFPPLTCYASRTLVSFGQPQRGDVIVFRYPEDEDKDFIKRIVGLPGDKIEIRNKVVHVNGVPFEDQAFTQRVDPGTIDGTINPRDNFGPVTVPEQAYFVMGDNRDQSLDSRFWGFVSAEKIKGKAFRIYWSWSGQGDWKQWVRWERLGKAIR, encoded by the coding sequence GTGACCATGGAACCGAATCCGTCGGGGATCGAGGAGGGGCGGAGCGCCTCGGCGGAAGCCGCCGCCGCGCCGGGACCGGAGGGGAACGGCGCCGCGGCGGCGACCGCGGTCGCCCAGGCGCCGCCCGCCCGCAAGTCGGTCCTGCGCGAGTACGCCGAGGCCATCGTCGTGGCCATGCTGCTCGCCTTCGCGATCCGCGTGTTCGTGGTCCAGGCCTTCAAGATTCCGTCCGGCTCGATGATCCCGACGCTGCTGATCGGGGACCACATCCTGGTCAGCAAGCTGTCGTACGGCGTCCAGTGGCCGGCCGACTGCAAGGTCAAGATGGCCTTTCCGCCCCTCACCTGCTACGCCTCCCGCACGCTGGTCTCCTTCGGCCAGCCGCAGCGGGGCGACGTGATCGTCTTCCGCTATCCGGAGGACGAGGACAAGGACTTCATCAAGCGGATCGTCGGGCTGCCCGGCGACAAGATCGAGATCCGGAACAAGGTCGTGCACGTGAACGGGGTCCCGTTCGAGGACCAGGCCTTCACCCAGCGGGTGGATCCCGGCACCATTGACGGCACGATCAATCCGCGGGACAATTTCGGCCCGGTGACCGTCCCCGAGCAGGCCTACTTCGTGATGGGGGACAACCGGGACCAGAGCCTGGACAGCCGGTTCTGGGGCTTCGTCAGCGCCGAGAAGATCAAGGGCAAGGCTTTCCGGATCTATTGGTCCTGGAGCGGGCAGGGCGATTGGAAACAGTGGGTCAGATGGGAACGACTCGGCAAGGCCATCCGGTAA
- the rfaE1 gene encoding D-glycero-beta-D-manno-heptose-7-phosphate kinase, with product MNSKLKTQNSKLIPHIQRFPQASVLVVGDLILDHYVWGKVSRISPEAPVPVVHVHSESLQLGGAANVYNNILALGGKADICGVVGADEGGRQLLKELGVLRQGRGGVVIDPDRPTTRKTRVVAHNQQVVRYDVERRSDIKEPIQRRIVRYVESRLREISCLVVSDYAKGVVTAPLMAELTRLASLRRIPIIVDPKVEHFAYYKGVTVVTPNHLEATQAAGLHGEDDRTITEAGEIIRQRLGCRSVLITRGEKGMSLFESDGASRHIPTVARQVYDVTGAGDTVIGTLALALATGAAMPDAAVLANHAAGIAVGMVGTATVTAAQLTEALAHA from the coding sequence TTGAACTCAAAACTGAAAACTCAAAACTCAAAACTGATCCCCCACATCCAGCGGTTTCCCCAGGCGTCCGTCCTGGTCGTGGGGGACCTGATCCTCGACCATTACGTCTGGGGCAAAGTCAGCCGGATCTCGCCCGAGGCGCCCGTGCCGGTCGTGCACGTCCATTCGGAGTCGCTCCAGCTCGGGGGCGCGGCCAACGTGTACAACAACATCCTCGCGCTGGGCGGCAAGGCCGACATCTGCGGGGTCGTCGGCGCCGATGAGGGAGGCCGGCAGCTCTTGAAGGAGCTGGGCGTCCTGCGGCAGGGACGGGGAGGGGTCGTGATCGACCCGGACCGGCCCACCACCAGGAAGACCCGGGTGGTCGCCCACAACCAGCAGGTCGTCCGGTACGACGTGGAGCGGCGGTCGGACATCAAGGAGCCGATCCAGCGCCGCATCGTCCGGTACGTGGAATCGCGGCTTCGCGAGATCTCCTGCCTGGTCGTCTCCGACTACGCCAAGGGCGTCGTGACGGCCCCGCTCATGGCGGAGCTGACCCGGCTGGCATCCCTCCGGCGCATCCCGATCATCGTGGATCCAAAGGTGGAGCACTTCGCCTATTACAAGGGCGTGACGGTCGTGACCCCGAACCACCTGGAGGCGACCCAGGCGGCCGGCCTGCACGGCGAGGACGATCGGACCATCACGGAGGCGGGCGAGATCATCCGGCAGCGGCTCGGCTGCCGGTCGGTCCTGATCACCCGCGGCGAGAAGGGGATGAGCCTGTTCGAGTCCGACGGAGCCAGCCGCCACATCCCGACGGTGGCCCGGCAGGTCTACGACGTGACCGGTGCCGGCGACACGGTGATCGGCACCCTGGCCCTCGCGCTCGCGACCGGCGCCGCCATGCCGGACGCCGCCGTGCTGGCCAACCACGCGGCGGGGATCGCGGTCGGCATGGTCGGAACCGCGACGGTCACGGCCGCGCAGCTCACCGAGGCGCTCGCCCATGCCTAG
- the kdsB gene encoding 3-deoxy-manno-octulosonate cytidylyltransferase has translation MPSRPLVTVVIPARHGSSRFPGKPLVRLLDKPLIQHVYERAQSARCVDRVLIATDDPRIAEAVTAFGGAVVLTGEPYRTGTDRVAGVARKLDGEVFVNLQGDEIALDSGLFEDLVLPFLESGAGMGTLKRRLTAAEEIRNPAIVKVVTDERGDALYFSRAPIPYERDQPEGVGSNGLHSIHLGIYIYTRDTLFRFASLPTGRLEDAEKLEQLRALEHGIRIRVWETAHPSLRIDTPADLEEAAGVLKRLAPCP, from the coding sequence ATGCCTAGCAGGCCGTTGGTCACGGTCGTGATTCCGGCGCGGCACGGCTCCTCGCGGTTTCCCGGCAAGCCGCTGGTCCGGCTCCTCGACAAGCCCCTGATCCAGCACGTCTACGAGCGGGCGCAGAGCGCCCGGTGCGTCGACCGGGTTCTCATCGCGACCGACGATCCCCGCATCGCGGAAGCCGTGACGGCCTTCGGAGGCGCCGTGGTCCTGACCGGGGAGCCCTACCGGACCGGGACGGATCGGGTGGCGGGCGTGGCCCGGAAGCTGGACGGGGAGGTCTTCGTCAACCTGCAGGGGGACGAGATCGCGCTGGACTCAGGCCTGTTCGAGGACCTCGTGCTCCCGTTCCTGGAGAGTGGGGCGGGGATGGGCACGTTGAAGCGCCGGCTGACCGCGGCGGAAGAGATCCGGAACCCGGCCATCGTGAAGGTCGTGACGGACGAGCGGGGCGACGCCCTGTATTTTTCGCGCGCGCCGATTCCCTATGAGCGGGACCAGCCGGAGGGCGTCGGCTCCAACGGGTTGCATTCCATCCATCTCGGCATTTACATTTACACGCGTGACACGCTGTTCCGGTTCGCGTCGCTGCCGACCGGCCGCCTGGAAGACGCGGAGAAGCTCGAGCAGCTCCGCGCGCTCGAGCACGGCATTCGCATCCGGGTGTGGGAGACGGCCCACCCCTCGCTGCGGATCGACACGCCGGCCGATCTGGAGGAGGCCGCCGGGGTCCTCAAACGGCTGGCACCCTGCCCATGA
- a CDS encoding CTP synthase codes for MATTSKFIFVTGGVVSSLGKGLASASIGNLLESRGLKITFLKLDPYINVDPGTMNPYQHGEVFVTDDGAETDLDLGHYERYTSLTLSKANNQTTGRIYNSVITKERRGDYLGGTVQVVPHITDEIKRAILTVAEGVDVTIVEIGGTVGDIESLPFLEAIRQMPYDVGRENVLYVHLTLVPYIGASGELKTKPTQHSVNKLREIGIQPNVLLCRTDRYLPPDLKEKIALFCNVEKGAVITAKDVETVYEVPIVFRKEGLDELIVRLLKLETGPPNLREWDAMVQKIKYPKHEVTVALVGKYVGLKESYKSLTEALVHGGIDHETRVHVHWVESDELHRTGTERLLRDADGILIPGGFGVRGIEGKIETIRYARERGVPFFGLCLGMQCAVIELARHVAGLAGANSSEFDPHTPHPVIDLMADQRSVQDKGGTMRLGAYPCRILEGSAAHKAYGVTEVRERHRHRYEFNNAYRDQLTSHGLVLSGLSPDGRLVEIVELKEHPWFLATQFHPEFTSRPHRPHPLFSAFVGAALRRKCGH; via the coding sequence ATGGCCACCACCAGCAAATTCATCTTCGTGACCGGCGGCGTGGTGTCGTCCCTGGGAAAGGGGCTGGCGTCCGCCTCGATCGGCAACCTGCTGGAGAGCAGGGGGCTCAAGATCACGTTCCTCAAGCTCGACCCGTACATCAACGTGGATCCCGGCACGATGAACCCCTACCAGCACGGGGAGGTCTTCGTGACCGACGACGGAGCCGAGACCGACCTGGATCTGGGCCACTACGAACGGTACACCTCGCTCACGCTGAGCAAGGCCAACAACCAGACCACCGGCCGCATCTACAACTCGGTGATCACGAAGGAGCGGCGCGGCGACTACCTGGGCGGGACCGTGCAGGTGGTGCCGCACATCACCGACGAGATCAAGCGCGCGATCCTGACCGTGGCCGAAGGGGTGGACGTGACGATCGTCGAGATCGGAGGGACGGTCGGCGACATCGAGAGCCTCCCGTTCCTGGAGGCGATCCGGCAGATGCCCTACGACGTCGGCCGCGAGAACGTCCTCTACGTCCATTTGACGCTCGTGCCCTACATCGGCGCCTCCGGCGAGCTCAAGACCAAGCCCACCCAGCATTCGGTCAACAAGCTGCGGGAGATCGGCATCCAGCCCAACGTCCTCTTGTGCCGCACGGACCGGTACCTGCCCCCGGACCTCAAGGAAAAGATCGCCCTGTTCTGCAACGTGGAGAAGGGCGCGGTGATCACGGCCAAGGACGTGGAGACGGTTTACGAGGTGCCGATCGTGTTCCGCAAGGAGGGGCTGGACGAGCTGATCGTCCGCCTGCTGAAGCTGGAGACGGGCCCGCCGAACCTGCGCGAATGGGACGCGATGGTCCAGAAGATCAAGTATCCCAAGCACGAGGTCACGGTCGCGCTGGTGGGCAAGTACGTGGGGTTGAAGGAGTCCTACAAGAGCCTCACCGAGGCGCTCGTGCACGGGGGCATCGACCACGAGACGCGCGTGCACGTCCACTGGGTCGAGTCCGACGAGCTCCACCGCACCGGCACCGAGCGGCTCCTCCGGGACGCGGACGGCATCCTGATCCCCGGCGGGTTCGGCGTGCGCGGCATCGAAGGCAAGATCGAGACGATCCGCTACGCGCGCGAGCGGGGCGTGCCCTTCTTCGGCCTCTGCCTGGGGATGCAGTGCGCGGTGATCGAGCTGGCCCGCCACGTGGCCGGTCTGGCCGGCGCGAACAGCTCCGAGTTCGACCCGCACACGCCGCACCCGGTGATCGATCTGATGGCGGACCAGCGGTCCGTGCAGGACAAGGGCGGCACGATGCGGCTCGGCGCCTACCCCTGCCGCATCCTGGAGGGCTCCGCGGCCCACAAGGCCTACGGGGTCACCGAGGTCCGGGAGCGGCACCGCCACCGGTACGAGTTCAACAACGCCTACCGGGACCAGTTGACCAGCCACGGCCTCGTCCTGAGCGGGCTCTCGCCGGACGGGCGCCTCGTCGAGATCGTCGAGCTCAAGGAGCATCCCTGGTTCCTGGCCACCCAGTTCCATCCGGAGTTCACCTCCCGCCCGCACCGGCCCCATCCGCTCTTCAGCGCCTTCGTGGGTGCGGCCCTGCGGCGGAAGTGCGGGCACTGA
- the kdsA gene encoding 3-deoxy-8-phosphooctulonate synthase — protein MLHEVDLGPFKVGAAHRHFLIAGPCVLESERLALETAGRIAEITRALGMPYVFKSSYDKANRSSIASFRGPGLEPGLALLRKIREEVGVPVLTDVHTAEEAAQASEVVDVLQIPAFLCRQTDLLIAAAKTGRAVNVKKGQFLSPWEMGNVVQKLEESGTTRILLTERGASFGYNNLVVDMRSFPVMRSFGYPVVFDATHSVQLPGGAGTKSSGQREFIGPLASAAAAAGCDGFFMEVHPDPDQALSDGPNMVPLHQLKPLLERLLRICAAAGKGPEGAA, from the coding sequence ATGCTGCACGAAGTTGACCTGGGCCCGTTCAAAGTCGGGGCTGCCCACCGCCACTTCCTGATCGCCGGCCCCTGCGTGCTCGAGAGCGAGCGGCTCGCCCTCGAGACCGCCGGGCGGATCGCCGAGATCACCCGCGCGCTCGGCATGCCCTACGTCTTCAAGTCCTCCTACGACAAGGCCAACCGGAGCTCGATCGCGTCCTTCCGGGGGCCGGGCCTCGAGCCGGGCCTCGCCCTGCTGCGGAAGATCCGGGAGGAGGTGGGGGTGCCGGTGCTCACGGACGTCCACACGGCGGAGGAAGCCGCCCAGGCAAGCGAGGTCGTGGACGTGCTCCAGATCCCGGCCTTCCTCTGCCGGCAGACCGACCTGCTCATCGCCGCGGCCAAGACCGGCCGCGCCGTGAACGTGAAGAAGGGCCAGTTCCTGTCCCCCTGGGAGATGGGCAACGTCGTCCAGAAGCTGGAAGAGAGCGGCACCACCCGGATTCTCCTGACCGAGCGGGGCGCCTCGTTCGGCTACAACAACCTCGTCGTGGACATGCGCTCGTTCCCGGTCATGCGGAGCTTCGGCTACCCGGTCGTCTTCGACGCCACGCACAGCGTGCAACTGCCGGGCGGGGCGGGGACCAAGTCCTCCGGGCAGCGGGAGTTCATCGGGCCGCTGGCGAGCGCCGCGGCCGCCGCGGGCTGCGACGGCTTCTTCATGGAAGTGCATCCCGATCCTGATCAAGCCCTGTCCGACGGGCCGAACATGGTCCCGCTCCACCAACTGAAGCCTCTCCTGGAACGGCTGCTCCGGATCTGCGCCGCGGCGGGGAAGGGGCCGGAGGGAGCCGCATGA
- a CDS encoding KpsF/GutQ family sugar-phosphate isomerase produces MSVEHGKRVLEIEARAIAGLIGRLDDRFTKAVAALHDCAGKVVVSGMGKSGLIGQKIAATLASTGTPAFFLHPAEGIHGDLGMLARRDVLLAISNSGETEEILKLLPFVKRLNVPVIALTGRVQSTLAKNSDVVLDVSVSEEACPMGLAPTASTTATLAMGDALAIALLQKRGFKEEDFAQFHPGGTLGRRLLLKVRDLMHQGPAVPLVPEQASARDAILEMTGKKLGMTTVVDASGRLLGVITDGDLRRILERGVDVAVAKAGELATRRPKTIGPDELAARAVQIMEQHSITSLVVVEENRRIAGVIHLHDLLKSGIV; encoded by the coding sequence ATGAGCGTCGAGCACGGGAAGCGGGTGCTGGAGATCGAAGCCCGGGCGATCGCCGGCCTGATCGGCCGCCTGGACGACCGGTTCACCAAGGCCGTCGCGGCGCTCCACGACTGCGCCGGCAAGGTGGTGGTCTCGGGGATGGGGAAATCCGGCCTCATCGGCCAGAAGATCGCGGCCACCCTCGCGAGCACGGGCACGCCGGCCTTCTTCCTGCATCCGGCTGAAGGCATCCACGGAGACCTGGGGATGCTGGCGCGCCGCGACGTGCTGCTGGCCATCTCCAACAGCGGGGAGACCGAGGAGATCCTCAAGCTCCTCCCGTTCGTCAAGCGGCTGAACGTCCCCGTGATCGCGCTGACCGGCCGGGTCCAGTCCACCCTGGCGAAGAACAGCGACGTGGTGCTGGACGTCTCGGTGAGCGAGGAGGCCTGTCCCATGGGCTTGGCCCCGACCGCCAGCACGACCGCCACGCTGGCCATGGGGGACGCCCTCGCGATCGCGCTCCTCCAGAAGCGCGGCTTCAAGGAGGAGGACTTCGCCCAATTCCATCCCGGCGGCACCCTCGGCCGACGCCTGCTGCTCAAGGTCCGCGACCTCATGCACCAGGGACCGGCGGTCCCGCTGGTGCCCGAGCAGGCCTCCGCCAGGGACGCGATCCTGGAGATGACGGGCAAGAAGCTGGGTATGACCACGGTCGTGGACGCGTCCGGACGGCTCCTGGGCGTGATCACGGACGGGGACCTGCGGCGGATCCTCGAACGGGGAGTGGACGTGGCCGTCGCCAAAGCCGGGGAGCTGGCAACCAGGCGTCCCAAGACGATCGGCCCGGACGAGCTGGCCGCCCGCGCGGTCCAGATCATGGAGCAACATTCGATCACCTCGCTCGTGGTGGTGGAAGAAAACCGCCGCATCGCCGGCGTCATCCACCTGCACGACCTGCTGAAAAGCGGCATCGTCTGA
- the pgsA gene encoding CDP-diacylglycerol--glycerol-3-phosphate 3-phosphatidyltransferase, giving the protein MRITDAVKQPPAVGAAGPEAKESRLTLANLLTFARILLIPVFVLLFINPTPERSLAAAMVFVVAAVTDLLDGYIARRRGEITRLGRLLDPIADKLLVLSGLILLVQFDRVIALVAILIIAREVAVTGIRAIAAADGVVLSSETIGKWKMALQVVAVVLLILDDGRGGLVPVSWNLHPLGTGLLYLALGLALVSGGRILMSFWREVAIKKL; this is encoded by the coding sequence ATGCGGATCACGGATGCGGTCAAGCAGCCGCCGGCGGTCGGAGCGGCAGGTCCTGAGGCCAAGGAATCGCGCCTGACCCTGGCCAACCTGCTGACCTTCGCCCGCATCCTGCTGATCCCGGTCTTCGTCCTCCTCTTCATCAACCCGACCCCGGAGCGGTCCCTGGCGGCGGCGATGGTCTTCGTCGTGGCCGCCGTGACCGACCTGCTGGACGGGTACATCGCCCGGCGGCGGGGGGAGATCACCCGGCTCGGCCGGCTGCTGGATCCGATCGCCGACAAGCTGCTGGTCCTCTCCGGCTTGATCCTGCTCGTGCAATTCGACCGGGTGATCGCGCTGGTCGCGATCCTGATCATCGCCCGCGAGGTGGCGGTCACGGGCATCCGGGCCATCGCGGCGGCGGACGGGGTGGTGCTCTCCTCGGAGACGATCGGCAAGTGGAAGATGGCCCTGCAGGTCGTCGCCGTCGTCCTGCTGATCCTGGACGACGGGCGGGGGGGGCTGGTGCCCGTCTCGTGGAACCTCCATCCGCTGGGGACCGGCCTGCTGTACCTGGCCCTGGGGCTGGCGTTGGTGTCCGGCGGCCGCATCCTCATGAGCTTCTGGCGTGAGGTCGCGATCAAGAAGCTCTAG